DNA sequence from the Corynebacterium freneyi genome:
CCGATGCCGTCGCGGACGTCGAGGCGCACGCCGCTGGCCTCCTGCGCCGCAGCGGCCTGCGCGGGCAAGTCGACGGTGCGGTGGAACGCCTCGGTGAACAGCAGCGGCACGATCACGGCGTCGCGGATGCCGCGGGCGGCGAACTCGTCGCACAGCGCACCCAGCGACGGATCGATGAGCTCGAGCCACGCCACCCGCACCTCCTCGGCGGCCACCCGGCCCCGGATGGCCCCGGCCAACGCGTTCAGGCACGGCTCGGTGCCCGGGTGCCGGGAACCGTGGGCGACGAGAATGAGCGCGGTCACCGCACCAGACCCGCCGTGAGAGTGTCGCCGGTGCCCGGCTCGACCAGCAGGAACGCACCCACGCGGCCGCCGACGCGGTAGCGCTCCACCGGCAGGGGCTGCGCCACCTCGACGGTGACCTCGGCGACGTCGTTGGCCGACAGCGAATCGGCCACGCCCGTCGGCTCACCGGTCTCGATGTCGATGAGCGCATCCACCGAGGCGATGCGGCCGCGGACCAGCGCCGCACCGTAACGCACCTCGACGACGCGGCCCACGGCCAGCGGGGCGTCGGCCAGCTGCACGGCGACGGCGGGAAACCGCCGGACGTCCTCCGGGCGCTCGCCCCCGGAGATGAGGTCGCCGCGGGCCAGGTCGAACTCGGCGTCGAGGCTCAGCGCGATGGACTGTCCCTCCGTCGCCGATTCGACGTCCTCGCCGGCGACGGTCAGGCGGCTGACGCCGGCGGTGCGCCCGCCGGGCAGCCCGACCGTGTCGCCCACGGCCACCGACCCGGCGGCGACGCGTCCGGCGTAGCCGCGGTACTCGGTGGCGGCGTCACGGATGACGTAGTCGATGGGCAGGCGGAAATCTCCGGCCTGCCCCTGACCGGTGTCCAGGTCCTCGAGGATCTCCAGCACGCTCGGCCCGCCGTACCAGGGGGTGTGCTTCGAACGGTCGACGATGTTGTCGCCCACGAGAGCCGACACGGGCACCACGCGGACGTCGTCAAGCGACAACCGCTCGGCCAGCGCGCGGACGTCGGCCTCGATGGCCCGGAAGGCCTCCTCGGAGTAATCCAACAGGTCGATCTTGTTCACCGCCACGATGACGTGCCGCACGCCCAGCAGCGACGCGACGGTGGCGTGGCGCTTGGTCTGCTTCACGACGCCGTTGCGGGCGTCGACCAGCACCACGACCGCATCCGCCGTGGACATGCCGGTCACGGTGTTGCGGGTGTACTGCTCGTGGCCCGGGCAGTCCGCGAGGATGAAGGAGCGTGCGTCGGTGGCGAAGTAGCGGTACGCCACGTCGATGGTGATGCCCTGCTCGCGCTCGGCGCGCAGACCGTCGACCAGCAGCGACAGGTCCGGGGCGCCCTGGCCGCGGGCGGCGGAGGTGGCGGCGACGGCCTCGTACTGATCGGCGAGGATGTTCTTCGTGTCGTGCAGCAGCCGGCCGACGAACGTGGACTTTCCGTCGTCGACGGAGCCGGCGGTGCACAGGCGCAGTGCGGTGGTCATCAGAAGTAGCCTTCCTTCTTGCGGTCCTCCATCGAGGATTCGGACAGTTTGTCGTCGGCGCGGGTCGCACCGCGCTCGGTCAGCGTCGACGCGGCGATCTCGGCGCGGATGTCGGACAGCTCCGTCGCCGTCGACTCCACCGCACCGGTGCAGCTCATGTCGCCGACCGTGCGGTAGCGGACGGTGCGGACCTCGACGGTCTCGCCGTCGCGGGGGCCGCCCCACTCGCCCGGCGCGAGCCACATGCCGCCCCGGTTGAACACCTCGCGCTCGTGGGCGAAGTAAATCGACGGCAGCTCGATGCCGCGGGCCTCGATGTAGGCCCACACGTCGGCCTCGGTCCAGTTGGAGATGGGGAACACGCGCACGTTCTCGCCCGCGGCGTGGCGGCCGTTGTACAGGCCCCACAGTTCCGGGCGCTGGCGGCGCGGGTCCCAGCCGCCGAAGGAGTCGCGCACCGAGAAGACGCGCTCCTTCGCGCGGGCCTTCTCCTCGTCGCGGCGGGCGCCGCCGAGGACGGCGTCGTAACGGCGCTCGGCGATGGTCTCCACCAGCGGCACGGTCTGCAGCGGGTTTCGGGTGCCGTCGGCGCGTTCGGTGAGCACCCCGGAGTCGATCCAGTCCTGGACCTTCGCCACCCGCAGGGTGATTCCCGGCTGGGCGGCGATCTTGTCGCGGAAGGCGATGACCTCGGGGAAGTTGTGGCCGGTGTCCACGTGCAGCAGCTCCAGCGGAATGCCCGCCGGCGCGAAGGCCCGCTTGGCCAGCTCGAGGACCAGAACCGAGTCCTTGCCGCCGGAGAACAGCAGGGCGGGACGGTCGAACTGGCCGGCGGCCTGCCGGATGATGTCGATGGATTCCGCCTCCAGTTCGGCGAGGCGCGGGTCGAGGGCCGTGGTGGTCGTGGTGGTGGTCGTGGTCATGGTGTTGTCCTTCGTCTGGGTCCGGGTCACGTGTGCAGTCCGCATTCGGTCTTCTCCGCCCCGGCCCAGCGGCCCGAGCGGGGGTCGGCGCCGGGGGCGACGCGCCCGGTGCAGGGGGCGCAGCCGATGGATGGGAAACCGGCCTTGGTGAGGGGATGGATGATCAGGTCGTTGTCGGCGATGAACCGATCGACGTCCTCGTCGGTCCAGGCGGCCAGCGGGTTGAGCTTGATGCGGCCGGTCTTGTCGATCTCCAGCACCGGCGTCTTCGCCCGCGTCGGCGCGTCGACTCGCTTGAGGCCGGTGACCCAGCCCTCGTACGGCAGCTTCATGCGGCCGAGCGGTTCGACCTTGCGCTGCAGGCAGCACGCGGTCACGTCGGTCCGGTACAGCTCCGGCACCGCGTCGTCGGCGGGGGTGACGGTGATCAGGCGGTTGTCGTACCGCTCGTCGACGTCCGCCGCCACCCGCAGGGTCTCCGGGAAGTGGTAGCCGGTGTCCAGGAAGATCAGGTCGGCGTCGGGGGCGTGGCGCGATGCCAGTTCCGCCAGCACCGTGTCCTGCATCGACATGGTCACCGCCAGCGGGGTGCGCAGGTGCTCGGCGCCCCATTCGAGGATTTCGCCGGCGGTGCGGCCCTCCAGCGAGGGTCCGTGGTCCAACGCCAGTTCCAGCAGGCGGCGGGCGGTGGCCGGGTCGGCGAGGACGTCCGTGTCCGGTGCGGTGGTGGTCATGCGACTCCCCTTTCGACGTGTCCGTGGAGTTTGACGGTGAACACCCGGCAGCATTCGCGGCATTGCCAGGCGTAATCGGTTTCGGCGTCGGGCCAGAGCTCTTCGCCTCCGCAGTACGGACAGTGCATCACCGCACCGCGGTTCGGGTTCGGGTGCGCGCTCCGGCCCGAGATGCCCAACTTCGCTTCGCCGCTCACTTCAGGTCCTCCTCCGCCGCGCGGGCGACCCAGTGGCGGAACTGCTCGCCTTCGGTGCGCTGCTCCTTGTAATTGACGATGACGCGCTCGATGTAGTCGCCGAGTTCCGCCGACGTGACCTTGTGGCCGCGCAGCTTGCGGCCGAAGTTCGCGTCGAGGCCCAGCGCACCGCCCAGGTGCACCTGGAACCCCTCGACCCGATTGCCGTCCTCGTCGGTGACGATCTGCCCCTTCAGGCCGATGTCCGCGATCTGCGTGCGGGCGCACGCGTTCGGGCAACCGTTGAGGGAGATGCCGATGGGCACGTCCAGATCACCGATGCGCTCCTCCAGCTCACCGACCAAATCGATCGCCCGAGTGCGGGTGGTCACCAGCGCCAACTTGCAGAACTCCAGGCCGGTGCACGAGATGATGCCCCGTCGGAAAGCGGACGGATTCGCCGACAACCCCAGCTCATCGAGCTCCGCGACGAAGGCATCCACCTGATCGCGCTCGACGTCGAGGAACACCAGCTCCTTCATCACCGTCGTGCGCACCCGGCCCACGCCGTACTTCTCCGCCAGATCCGCCAACTTCACCAGATCCGACCCCGGCACCCGGCCCACCGCCGGCTTGACGCCCACGTAGAACTTCCCGTCCTTCTGCTCGTGCACGCCGACATGGTCGCGATCACGCTCCCACGGCTCCGGGGCGGGGCCGTCGTCAAGCGAATAACCCAGGTAGTCGTCCTCCAGCACCTGACGGAACTTCTCGATGCCCCACTCGGCGACCAGGAACTTCAGACGCGCCCGCGTGCGCAGCCGGCGGTAACCGTAATCGCGGAAAATGCGCGCGACACCCGCCCACACCTCCGGCACCCGCTCCAGCGGCACCCACGCGCCCAAACGCTGACCCAGCATCGGGTTCGTCGACAGGCCGCCGCCGACCCACACGTCGAAACCGGGCCCGAGCTCCGGGTGGTTCACGCCGACGAACGCGACGTCCTGCACCTCATGCGTGACGTCCAGGCGCGGGCTGCCCGACACCGCCGACTTGAACTTGCGCGGCAGATTGTTGAACTCGTCGGTGGACAGGTACTCGTCCTTGATGCGGCGAATCGCCGGAGTGCCGTCGATGATCTCGTCGGCCGCCACGCCCGCCACCGGGGAACCCAGGATCACGCGCGGCACGTCGCCGCACCCGAAGTGCGTGTCCAGGCCCACGGCCTCCAGACGATCCCAGATCTCCGGCATGTCCTCGATGCGGATCCAATGCAACTGCACGTTCTGCCGGTCGGAAAAATCCGCCGTGTCACGCGCGAAATCACGGGAAATCTCGCCGATCGCCCGCAGACCCGCCGTCGTCGTCTGGCCGCCGTCGAGGCGGATGCGCAGCATGAAGTACTTGTCCTGCAGCTCGGCGTTGGTCTTCACGCCCGTGTGCTCGCCGCCCAGATCCTGCTTGCGCTGGGTGTACAGGCCGATCCACTTGAAACGCGGAGCCAGGTCCTCCGCCGGGATCGAATCGAAGCCCTCCTTGGCGTAAATGTCGCGCACGCGCTGCTGGACCGCCAGGCCGGCGTCCTCCTGCTTGATGCGCTCGTCGTCGTTGAGCGGTTCGCGGCCGTCGATGAGCCACTGGCCCTGCGGCTTCTTCACCTTCGGGCGGCGGGTGGTTTTCGTTGCGGTGGTCATGGGTGAATTCCTCGTTGCCTAAATGAGTGCGGTGTTTGAGGGATTGCGGTGTTTTAAATGAGTGCGGCGCCGGAACATGACGCCGTCACATGGGGGCTGGATTTTCTAGACTGATCGGTCTTTTAGCGCTCGGGCGGTTCAGATTTTCAGGAGCCGGACAGTCACCGCCCGGCCCGTGCCGCACCGGTCTTCGCCGGCTCGCCTTCGCCCGCATCGCCCTTTTCCTCGACCGGATCGAGCGTGACCCGGTGGCGCAGCCAGGGCAGCGTGTCGTGGCTGCGCGACCAGACGAGGATCACGGCGACGACCGCGACCCACCCGAGCAGCAGCGGCGTGACCGTGCCGAACAGGGTCCGCAAGTTCAGCAGCACCAGCACGCCGCCGATGACGATGCCCAGCGTCCGCGGATTGATGCGGCCGACGAGGAACGCGGCGATGGGCGCGGCGAGCACGCCGCCGACCAGAAGGCCCAGGATGGGCAGGGTGTGCTCGGCGAATTCCTCGCGCAGCAACGGCAGGAAGCCGAGCGTCGCGGCGACGGTGACCAGGAACTCCGCGGCGGAGACGGTGCCGATGATCTTGCGCGGCTGGTCCGCCCCGGCGCTGAGCATCGTCGACGTGGTCACCGGCCCCCAGCCACCGCCGCCGGTGGCGTCGAGCAGGCCGCCGGCCAGGCCCAACGGCCCCAGCTTGGACAGGCCCCACGACGCGGCGGCGGCGTTGCGGCGCGGCGGCAGGAAAGCGAATCGAACGAGCACCCACAGACCCAGGGCCAGCAGGATCGTCGAGGTGACGGGCTTGGCGGCGTCTCCGTCGAGGCTGGACAGGAAGGTCGCTCCAAGGAACGCCCCGATCGCGCCCGGCACGCCGAGCCGCAGTGCGCGGCCCCAGTCGACGTTGCCGAATCGCCAGTGCGACGCACCCGAAGCCAGCGTCGTGCCGACCTCGACCACGTGCACGACCGCCGAGGCGGTGGCCGCGCCGGTGCCGGACAGGATGAACAGAGTCGTCGCCGTCACGCCGAAGGCCATGCCCAGCGTGCCGTCGACGAGCTGGGCCCCGAGGCCGATCAAGACGAACAGAACGATTCTTTCCATGGCCCGAACACTAGACAGGCCGGTCTGTTCGATGTCGGGTTCGTGTCACCGTGAATCGAACCCCGGGATTTTCCGCCGCAACCCGGATCATCGGGAGCCATGACCATTCCCAACATCGACTCCCGCCCGCTGCGCGTCGCCGTCATCGGCTCCGGCCCCGCCGGCATCTACGCCTCCGACGCCCTCCTGAAGTCGGGCCACCCCGTGTCCATCGACGTCATCGAGCGCCTGCCCGCCCCGTTCGGCCTCATCCGTTACGGCGTCGCCCCGGACCACCCGCGCATCAAGGGCATCATCAAGAGCCTGCACCGCGTCCTGGACAAGCCCGGCGTCCGGCTGCTGGGCAACGTCGACGTCGGCCGCGACGTCACCGTCGCCGAACTGGAGAAGCTTTACGACGCCATCGTGTTCGCCACCGGCGCCACCGGCGACCGCGACCTGAACATCCCGGGCGCCGACCTCGACGGCCATCACGGCGCCGGCGAGTTCGTCGGCTTCTACGACTCGCACCCCGAATTCGCCCGCTCGTGGGACCTCTCGGCCGAGTCCGTCGCCGTCGTCGGCGTGGGCAACGTCGGCCTGGACGTCGCCCGCATCCTGGCGAAGACCGCCGATGAGCTGCTGCCCACCGAAATCGCCGACAACGTCCACGACGGCCTGTCCGCCAACGCCGCCCGCACGATCCACGTCTTCGGCCGCCGCGGCCCCGCCCAGGCGAAGTTCACCCCGCTGGAGCTGAAGGAACTCGACCACTCCCCCACCATCGAGGTCGTCATCGACCCGGAGGACATCGACTACGACGCCGCCTCGGAGCAGTCCCGCCGCGACTCGAAGATCGTCGACCAGGTGTGCTCGATCATCGAGAACTACGCCATCCGCGAGCCGAAGGGCGCGCCCCACAAGCTCCACATCCACTTCTTCGAATCCCCCGTCGAGCTGCTCGGCGAGGACGGCAAGGTCACCGCCATCCGCACCGAGCGCACCGAACTCGACGGCGAGGGCGGCGTCCGCGGCACCGGAAAGTTCACCGACTGGCCGGTCGGCGCC
Encoded proteins:
- the cysD gene encoding sulfate adenylyltransferase subunit CysD, whose product is MTTTTTTTTTALDPRLAELEAESIDIIRQAAGQFDRPALLFSGGKDSVLVLELAKRAFAPAGIPLELLHVDTGHNFPEVIAFRDKIAAQPGITLRVAKVQDWIDSGVLTERADGTRNPLQTVPLVETIAERRYDAVLGGARRDEEKARAKERVFSVRDSFGGWDPRRQRPELWGLYNGRHAAGENVRVFPISNWTEADVWAYIEARGIELPSIYFAHEREVFNRGGMWLAPGEWGGPRDGETVEVRTVRYRTVGDMSCTGAVESTATELSDIRAEIAASTLTERGATRADDKLSESSMEDRKKEGYF
- a CDS encoding FAD-dependent oxidoreductase → MTIPNIDSRPLRVAVIGSGPAGIYASDALLKSGHPVSIDVIERLPAPFGLIRYGVAPDHPRIKGIIKSLHRVLDKPGVRLLGNVDVGRDVTVAELEKLYDAIVFATGATGDRDLNIPGADLDGHHGAGEFVGFYDSHPEFARSWDLSAESVAVVGVGNVGLDVARILAKTADELLPTEIADNVHDGLSANAARTIHVFGRRGPAQAKFTPLELKELDHSPTIEVVIDPEDIDYDAASEQSRRDSKIVDQVCSIIENYAIREPKGAPHKLHIHFFESPVELLGEDGKVTAIRTERTELDGEGGVRGTGKFTDWPVGAVYRAVGYRSDAVPGVPFDDDRAVIPNDGGRVDGRTGLYTTGWVRRGPVGLIGNTKGDANEVVANLLADWENGVLSPADEPSESAVDDFLDARGIEYVTWDGWYALDAAERAAGAAEGRERKKIVEWADMVRHARGHAGVPVATVTG
- a CDS encoding sulfate adenylyltransferase subunit 1, translated to MTTALRLCTAGSVDDGKSTFVGRLLHDTKNILADQYEAVAATSAARGQGAPDLSLLVDGLRAEREQGITIDVAYRYFATDARSFILADCPGHEQYTRNTVTGMSTADAVVVLVDARNGVVKQTKRHATVASLLGVRHVIVAVNKIDLLDYSEEAFRAIEADVRALAERLSLDDVRVVPVSALVGDNIVDRSKHTPWYGGPSVLEILEDLDTGQGQAGDFRLPIDYVIRDAATEYRGYAGRVAAGSVAVGDTVGLPGGRTAGVSRLTVAGEDVESATEGQSIALSLDAEFDLARGDLISGGERPEDVRRFPAVAVQLADAPLAVGRVVEVRYGAALVRGRIASVDALIDIETGEPTGVADSLSANDVAEVTVEVAQPLPVERYRVGGRVGAFLLVEPGTGDTLTAGLVR
- a CDS encoding nitrite/sulfite reductase; translation: MTTATKTTRRPKVKKPQGQWLIDGREPLNDDERIKQEDAGLAVQQRVRDIYAKEGFDSIPAEDLAPRFKWIGLYTQRKQDLGGEHTGVKTNAELQDKYFMLRIRLDGGQTTTAGLRAIGEISRDFARDTADFSDRQNVQLHWIRIEDMPEIWDRLEAVGLDTHFGCGDVPRVILGSPVAGVAADEIIDGTPAIRRIKDEYLSTDEFNNLPRKFKSAVSGSPRLDVTHEVQDVAFVGVNHPELGPGFDVWVGGGLSTNPMLGQRLGAWVPLERVPEVWAGVARIFRDYGYRRLRTRARLKFLVAEWGIEKFRQVLEDDYLGYSLDDGPAPEPWERDRDHVGVHEQKDGKFYVGVKPAVGRVPGSDLVKLADLAEKYGVGRVRTTVMKELVFLDVERDQVDAFVAELDELGLSANPSAFRRGIISCTGLEFCKLALVTTRTRAIDLVGELEERIGDLDVPIGISLNGCPNACARTQIADIGLKGQIVTDEDGNRVEGFQVHLGGALGLDANFGRKLRGHKVTSAELGDYIERVIVNYKEQRTEGEQFRHWVARAAEEDLK
- a CDS encoding sulfite exporter TauE/SafE family protein, which produces MERIVLFVLIGLGAQLVDGTLGMAFGVTATTLFILSGTGAATASAVVHVVEVGTTLASGASHWRFGNVDWGRALRLGVPGAIGAFLGATFLSSLDGDAAKPVTSTILLALGLWVLVRFAFLPPRRNAAAASWGLSKLGPLGLAGGLLDATGGGGWGPVTTSTMLSAGADQPRKIIGTVSAAEFLVTVAATLGFLPLLREEFAEHTLPILGLLVGGVLAAPIAAFLVGRINPRTLGIVIGGVLVLLNLRTLFGTVTPLLLGWVAVVAVILVWSRSHDTLPWLRHRVTLDPVEEKGDAGEGEPAKTGAARAGR
- a CDS encoding phosphoadenylyl-sulfate reductase, translating into MTTTAPDTDVLADPATARRLLELALDHGPSLEGRTAGEILEWGAEHLRTPLAVTMSMQDTVLAELASRHAPDADLIFLDTGYHFPETLRVAADVDERYDNRLITVTPADDAVPELYRTDVTACCLQRKVEPLGRMKLPYEGWVTGLKRVDAPTRAKTPVLEIDKTGRIKLNPLAAWTDEDVDRFIADNDLIIHPLTKAGFPSIGCAPCTGRVAPGADPRSGRWAGAEKTECGLHT